ATGAAGGGTTGGCCATGTATGCCGAGGGCGAGCTGCCCCGAGACAACGCGCGAGCTCTGGAGCGCGCCATCAGGGAGGGAAACCTGTTGTCCTTGCGCTCCATGACGTCGTACCCTGGCGATGCTCGGCTGGTGGACCTCTTCTACGGCCAGGCGTACAGCATAGTGGCCTACATGATCGAGCAGCACGACGCGGCGAAGATGAAGGAGCTGCTGGCGCTCTTGGCCGAGGGGGTTCCGGTGAACGAGGCGCTGCAGGAAGCCTACGGGTACGGGTTGGCTGACCTGGAGGCAGGATGGATGGAGCACTTGGGCCTGCAACGCCAGCCCGCCGCCTCCACCTCGGGGACCATCGGACGGCTGCCTGGGACGTTGCTTGAGCTCCTGGCCGGAGTTGCGTCGCCCCCAGCTGCCTGAAGCTACTCGGGCGCCGGTACCCGGTAGACGTCGAAGTCTCGGGCGACGGCCACCTGGGGGAAGATGGCTTGGGCCTCCGCCAGGACATCGCTATCCGAGTGTCGTCGGGAGATGTGGGTGAGTATCAGGCTGCCGACATCGGCGTTGCGGGCCAGGGTAGCAGCCTCAGCGGCGGTGATGTGACCGAATCTTCGGGCGAGATCGCGCTCGGACTCCAGGTAGGTAGCCTCGATGACCAGGGTGGTTGCCCCGCGAACGTGATCTAGCAGGTCTCCTGTGTTCCCTGCGTCTCCCACGAACGCCAGCCGGGCGCCCGGCTTCGGCGGGCCGAGCACGTCTTCGGGTCGCACCAGCCTGCCTGATGCGAGCCTGACTGGCTCGCCGCGGACCAGCATAGCGCGCTCAGGGCCCGGAGGTACCCCCAGTGCCTCGGCCCTGTCCACCAGGAAGGGCCGCCGCTCTCGCTCCTCGAAGCAGTAGCCGAAGCAGCCGGGCCCCCGGTGCTGCACCGGGAAGGCCGTAATGGTCAGTTCGTCGTACTCCAGGACGACTCCCGGCCTTACCGGGTGGTACTGTATCGGATATGGAGGCTCTCCGGTGCCGAACACCACCTCCATGAGGGCGCGTACGCGCTCCAGAGCCCAGTGGCCCCCGTAGATGTCTACCTGGTCTATCGCCTCCCAGCGGGCAAAGGTGGAGATGAGCCCTCCCAGGCCCAGTATGTGATCTAGG
The genomic region above belongs to Anaerolineae bacterium and contains:
- a CDS encoding ribonuclease Z encodes the protein MIELVFLGTSASAPSVKRGLSSAMVLHRDRRFLMDCGEGTQRQLLRSGLGFKRLNTILLTHGHLDHILGLGGLISTFARWEAIDQVDIYGGHWALERVRALMEVVFGTGEPPYPIQYHPVRPGVVLEYDELTITAFPVQHRGPGCFGYCFEERERRPFLVDRAEALGVPPGPERAMLVRGEPVRLASGRLVRPEDVLGPPKPGARLAFVGDAGNTGDLLDHVRGATTLVIEATYLESERDLARRFGHITAAEAATLARNADVGSLILTHISRRHSDSDVLAEAQAIFPQVAVARDFDVYRVPAPE